The following are encoded in a window of Novosphingobium sp. ZN18A2 genomic DNA:
- a CDS encoding class I adenylate-forming enzyme family protein encodes MPSQLDTEIAKVQQALFAPGGMFHTTPIERFGRELPMIAAAPPSLAHYFEQFTELQADKVFIVDGDLRLTFRDVYDAARTAAGGLVEGHKLQKGDRVGIAARNSANWVVAYMAVLMAGGCATLLNGWWQGEELVHGIDLVGCRFVIADDQRAKRLEGTAHSADIMLMQHDCPPAEGLATFVAKGGGAETPLPELTGDDLATVLYTSGSTGPSKGAYSDHRGVVQGTFNYLAQSVLMLGVLTGRGEAPAADQQPVTLVNVPLFHVTGEVPILLQSYALGRRLVLMPKWDAEKAMQLIEREKATYFVGVPLMSYEIATHPNRGKYDLSSCVTFAAGGAPRPVEHVEQIRDALPQGFPIIGYGLTETNGVGCGNFNENYMAKPNSTGPASLPLVDLAILDDDGNALPPKAMGEVSIRSVCNFLGYWDNPEATKAAIMPDGYFRTGDLGYLDEDGYLFIVDRKKDIIIRGGENIATVEVESAIYAHPDIAEASVFGLPDDRFGEVPAAVYLAKPGHTLTPEALAEFLGQHIAPFKIPAKFWQVTEPLPRLGTEKVDKRALRQKYTQEWEQKRG; translated from the coding sequence ATGCCAAGTCAGCTCGATACGGAAATCGCCAAGGTCCAGCAGGCGCTGTTCGCGCCGGGTGGAATGTTCCACACCACGCCGATCGAGCGCTTCGGCCGCGAACTGCCGATGATCGCCGCCGCGCCGCCTTCGCTGGCGCATTACTTCGAGCAGTTCACAGAATTGCAGGCGGACAAGGTCTTTATCGTCGATGGCGACCTGCGCCTGACCTTCCGCGACGTTTACGACGCGGCGCGGACCGCCGCGGGCGGGCTGGTTGAAGGGCACAAGCTGCAAAAGGGCGATCGCGTGGGCATCGCCGCGCGCAATTCGGCCAACTGGGTGGTCGCCTATATGGCCGTGCTGATGGCAGGCGGCTGTGCCACGCTGCTGAACGGCTGGTGGCAGGGTGAGGAACTCGTCCACGGGATCGACCTGGTCGGTTGCCGTTTCGTGATCGCCGACGATCAGCGCGCGAAGCGTCTGGAAGGCACCGCGCACAGTGCCGACATCATGCTGATGCAGCACGATTGCCCGCCTGCCGAAGGGTTGGCCACCTTTGTCGCCAAGGGCGGCGGGGCGGAAACGCCGCTGCCCGAACTGACCGGAGACGACCTGGCGACCGTGCTCTACACGTCCGGCTCCACCGGCCCGTCGAAGGGCGCCTATTCCGATCATCGCGGGGTGGTGCAGGGAACCTTCAACTACCTGGCGCAAAGCGTGCTGATGCTGGGCGTGCTGACCGGTCGCGGTGAAGCGCCAGCCGCGGACCAGCAGCCGGTTACGCTGGTCAACGTGCCGCTGTTCCACGTGACGGGCGAAGTGCCGATCCTGCTGCAAAGCTATGCCCTGGGGCGTCGGCTTGTGCTCATGCCCAAGTGGGACGCGGAAAAGGCGATGCAGCTGATAGAGCGCGAGAAGGCGACCTATTTCGTCGGCGTTCCGCTGATGAGCTATGAGATCGCCACCCATCCCAACCGCGGCAAATACGACCTTTCAAGCTGCGTGACCTTTGCCGCCGGCGGCGCGCCGCGACCGGTGGAGCACGTGGAGCAGATTCGCGATGCCCTGCCGCAGGGCTTCCCGATCATCGGCTATGGCCTGACCGAGACGAACGGCGTGGGCTGCGGCAACTTCAACGAAAACTACATGGCCAAGCCGAATTCGACCGGCCCCGCCTCGCTGCCGCTGGTGGACCTTGCGATCCTCGACGATGACGGAAACGCGCTTCCGCCAAAGGCGATGGGCGAAGTTTCCATCCGGTCGGTCTGCAATTTCCTGGGCTATTGGGACAACCCCGAGGCAACGAAGGCGGCAATCATGCCCGACGGGTATTTCCGCACGGGCGACCTGGGTTATCTGGACGAGGACGGCTATCTGTTCATCGTCGACCGCAAGAAGGACATCATCATTCGCGGCGGTGAAAACATCGCCACCGTGGAAGTGGAAAGCGCGATCTATGCGCATCCCGATATCGCCGAGGCGAGCGTGTTCGGCCTGCCCGACGACCGCTTTGGCGAAGTGCCGGCGGCGGTCTATCTCGCCAAGCCGGGCCACACGCTGACGCCCGAAGCGCTTGCCGAATTTCTGGGGCAGCACATCGCGCCGTTCAAGATTCCGGCAAAGTTCTGGCAAGTGACGGAACCCCTGCCGCGCCTCGGCACCGAAAAGGTGGACAAGCGGGCCTTGCGCCAGAAGTACACGCAGGAGTGGGAACAGAAGCGCGGCTAG